In Brevibacterium zhoupengii, the following are encoded in one genomic region:
- a CDS encoding class I SAM-dependent methyltransferase has product MTHSFDKHYWDETWSGERAPAMSSGDPNPHLINEVGSIAAGTALDAGCGAGAEAIWLATQGWEVTGVDVADAALGYAKDRAAAAGVSDRVRWVQADLSTWEPDTRYDLVTTHYAHPAMGQLDFYERIASWVAPGGMLIIVGHLHHHRHDSDTHPPAAASATAATITDRLDSAIWEVITAEEAHRSVIGPGGHPNTIDDVVVRAARQP; this is encoded by the coding sequence ATGACACACTCATTCGACAAGCACTACTGGGACGAGACCTGGAGCGGTGAGCGGGCCCCCGCGATGAGCTCAGGCGATCCGAACCCGCACCTGATCAACGAGGTCGGGAGCATCGCCGCCGGGACCGCACTCGACGCGGGCTGCGGCGCCGGGGCAGAAGCGATCTGGCTGGCAACTCAAGGCTGGGAAGTCACCGGTGTCGATGTCGCGGACGCGGCACTTGGCTACGCGAAGGACCGCGCTGCGGCCGCTGGAGTCAGCGACCGCGTGCGTTGGGTGCAGGCTGATCTCTCAACGTGGGAGCCAGACACGCGGTATGACCTGGTCACCACCCACTATGCGCACCCGGCAATGGGGCAGCTGGACTTCTACGAGCGCATCGCGTCCTGGGTGGCCCCGGGCGGAATGCTGATCATCGTCGGCCACCTCCACCACCACAGACACGACAGTGACACGCATCCGCCGGCCGCAGCCTCGGCGACTGCTGCCACGATCACAGATCGTCTCGACTCTGCGATCTGGGAGGTCATCACGGCCGAGGAAGCACATCGCTCCGTCATCGGTCCCGGAGGTCATCCCAACACCATCGACGACGTCGTGGTCAGGGCCGCCCGCCAACCCTGA